The following coding sequences lie in one Chelonoidis abingdonii isolate Lonesome George chromosome 6, CheloAbing_2.0, whole genome shotgun sequence genomic window:
- the TBC1D2 gene encoding TBC1 domain family member 2A isoform X4 has protein sequence MDARGKAWGRVRRSSLEEMEKRPESGEIPGKPVESNSDDNSGNAGSAKERAVSSPHRDLGNAQLNSSREEPRKKLCGYLNKLGVKGPIKAWKSRWFFYDENKCHLLYCRTAQDVNPLGSIDLSSAGFDCKVEADEGVFEIRTPSRVFILKAVSREARMYWLQQLQMKRWAFCNTQTGLPVDSVTLAALPANETMPTEGEGFLPPVKTPTDVVGLKAASLPAPQLSAALQNISLKHPWTEIQNTIYNICGTRQLPGNGRSISGVEGFPEHPGTPAEEQEVEGEAECPAREQAREDTRAGLRSYWPRKAKWLTNSFPAFTEGLARERSSPDNVAVLQQQVLTLTEELKSQKELVQLLHKALEAAQQEKRASSMYLTAAGDRDRLELVRHKVRQIMELSNRVEVLESDRRELEQSLALRDSRVEELQKHVQLLMDKNHAKQQVILKLTEQIALDLSEPEQEADAVAADTLYKQQEEMEHLKDDLDAYRTQNQFLNSEIHQVTKLWRSVAEKEKFLLMKCARLQARSCQVESKYLMMLRKLQEASPDLASGEAELVKSLIQEALQWDVKEEAAETLQLNPVREYDDYGFMTIPKYEVEDWKLLAKIQALEIKSSNLLSHTAVEKPLGERWASMAELSPSTELKGLIRCGIPVEHRQRVWKWIVTQRLSHHHATNHFESLLRQCERTEHPASRQIELDLPRTLTNNRHFISPTSQLVPKLRRVLLAFSWQNPAIGYCQGLNRLAAIALLVLEEEESAFWCLVHIVENLMPADYYSNTLIASQDPAQAPYLLFQMLFPRHVYHATPFSWLSFRFC, from the exons ATGGATGCTAGAGGAAAGGCATGGGGAAG GGTTAGGAGATCTTCCCtggaagagatggaaaagagACCTGAAAGTGGAGAGATTCCAGGCAAGCCAGTTGAGTCAAATTCAGATGATAACAGCGGTAACGCAGGCTCAGCGAAAGAGAGAGCTGTATCGTCGCCTCACAGGGACTTGGGAAATGCACAGCTCAATTCTAGCAGAGAGGAACCCAGGAAAAAACTCTGTGGCTATTTAAATAAACTTGGGGTCAAGGGGCCAATCAAGGCCTGGAAGTCTCGTTGGTTCTTTTATGATGAAAATAAATGTCACTTGCTGTACTGCAGGACAGCTCAAGATGTTAACCCTTTGGGGAGCATTGATCTCTCCAGCGCTGGTTTTGATTGCAAGGTGGAAGCAGACGAAGGGGTTTTTGAAATCAGAACTCCAAGCAGAGTGTTTATCCTTAAG GcagtcagcagagaggccaggatgtactggctgcagcagctgcagatgaaGCGTTGGGCGTTTTGCAATACCCAGACTGGGCTTCCTGTGGACAGCGTCACCCTGGCAGCCCTGCCTGCGAATGAAACCA TGCCCACTGAAGGCGAGGGGTTCTTGCCCCCTGTGAAAACCCCTACAGATGTGGTAGGTTTAAAGGCAGCCTCTCTGCCCGCTCCCCAGCTGTCTGCTGCCCTCCAGAACATCTCCCTCAAACACCCTTGGACTGAAATACA AAATACAATCTACAATATCTGTGGCACCAGGCAGCTCCCGGGGAATGGCAGAAGCATCTCGGGTGTTGAGGGATTCCCGGAGCACCCTGGGACTCCGGCAGAAGAACAAGAGGTGGAAGGGGAGGCAGAATGTCCAG CCAGGGAGCAGGCCCGAGAGGACACACGGGCTGGGCTCAGGTCATACTGGCCTAGGAAAGCGAAGTGGCTGACCAACAGTTTCCCTGCCTTCACTGAAGGGTTGGCACGTGAGAGAAGCTCCCCTGACAATGTGGCTGTTCTGCAGCAGCAGGTCCTCACGCTGACAGAGGAACTCAAGTCTCAGAAG GAGCTGGTTCAGCTTCTTCACAAGGCTCTGGAGGCTGCGCAGCAGGAGAAGAGAGCATCCAGCATGTACCTGACAGCTGCAGGAGACAGAGACCGGCTGGAGCTGGTGCGGCACAAAGTGAGGCAAATCATGGAGCTCAGCAATCGGGTGGAAGTCCTGGAGAGCGacaggagggagctggagcagagtcTGGCTCTGAGGGACAGCCGTGTGGAGGAGCTGCAGAAGCATGTGCAGCTCCTGATGGACAAGAACCATGCCAAGCAGCAAGTCATCCTGAAGCTCACGGAGCAGATTGCCCTGGATCTCTCTGAGCCGGAGCAAGAGGCTGATGCTGTTGCCGCGGATACCTTGTAtaagcagcaggaggagatggAGCATTTGAAG GATGACCTAGATGCCTACAGAACTCAGAACCAGTTCCTCAACTCAGAGATCCACCAGGTCACGAAGCTCTGGAGAAGCGTTGCCGAGAAGGAAAAATTCCTGCTGATGAAG TGTGCCCGCCTGCAAGCCCGCAGCTGCCAGGTGGAGAGCAAATACCTGATGATGCTGCGGAAGCTGCAGGAGGCCTCCCCTGACCTGGCCAGCGGTGAGGCAGAGCTGGTGAAGAGTCTGATCCAGGAGGCGCTGCAGTGGGATGTGAAGGAGGAAGCAGCGGAGACTCTTCAGCTGAACCCTGTCAG AGAGTATGATGACTACGGGTTTATGACCATTCCCAAATACGAAGTTGAGGACTGGAAGCTTCTGGCTAAAATCCAAGCCCTAGAGATCAAATCCAGCAACCTGCTGAGCCACACAGCGGTAGAGAAGCCTCTTGGTGAGAGATGGGCCAGCATGGCTGAGTTGAGCCCCTCTACAGAGCTGAAAGGCTTGATCCGTTGCGGCATCCCTGTAGAGCACCGCCAAAGGGTCTGGAAATGGATAGTGACCCAGCGCCTGTCCCACCACCACGCCACCAACCACTTCGAGAGCCTGCTGCGGCAGTGTGAGCGCACGGAGCACCCCGCCTCCCGGCAGATCGAGCTGGACCTGCCCCGTACCCTGACCAACAACAGGCATTTCAtatctcccacctcccagctggTCCCCAAGCTCCGAAGGGTGCTGCTGGCCTTCTCCTGGCAGAATCCTGCCATCGGCTACTGCCAGGGGCTAAACAG